In Mercurialis annua linkage group LG6, ddMerAnnu1.2, whole genome shotgun sequence, the following are encoded in one genomic region:
- the LOC126687326 gene encoding G patch domain-containing protein TGH: MDMDAEDFVLYGTPIEREEDLISRKKKAVAEASGHLRTLVPWKQEVRDEEGRRRFHGAFTGGFSAGYYNTAGSKEGWAPQSFTSSRKSRAEVKQQSILNFLDDDEKEEFEGRSLGTSSQFDTFGFTAAECARKQAEKEQQQRPSAIPGPVPDEIFLPATESIGVKLLLKMGWRHGHSIKDSRSNSLYDARREARKALLALSSEDANKHRIESQPGEDDLGGLELSLDNDVQTSQSTPVFVLNPKQDLYGLGFDPYKHAPEFREKKRARGSDNRGRGNSKDLFKKDDLFGFKSGKTAPGFGIGALEEYDAEDEDVYATAYDFEESYVQEIEEPKKSSIEDKKKLIWKEQGVLPGFRPAANSEYQLERFDPPVIPKDFVPHHKFSGPLEAVDKHTVPPPLDVPPDDNNLKLLIDGVATLVARCGKLFEDLSREKNQSNPLFSFLNGGDGHKYYTRKLWEERQKRNDQKTLALDGKSSSSAQKMTAERRAEILGERPLERSTKDDKPSTSSADVNNKPSTSSADVNLQFNLSDTFTQSASFGESLEVTKPFKDDPSKQERYEQFLKEKYQGGLRSMDTVGVSNMSDAARARERLDFEAAAEAIEKGKRNKETKLSVQQFMEFSIGGMQFTSGMEQAKDARAEDLLMKGNYPRREEFQWRPSPILCKRFDLIDPFMGKPPPPPKIRSKLDTLIFTSDSVKATTLKENGDHISFLQSNTQEIRKDVADSEKEVEIVEVENVERPVDLYKAIFSDDSDDEVEVSTVNKGGDPEKKVEVAHTALNRLIAGDFLESLGKELGLEVPPDLPYSINKTEASTSKKDAAIANTRDAEIMSVENKSSLMNESIHVNQPSTSSKQMDPVLPNRKSGKLDIEKTASKITKAESPRGHHRIHRSSSSEEEKCRKHSRRSRHRYSSSDSYSYSSDDERSRHQSRSKGRKKGSRRERKSSSRKHDRRRRDSPDSERQHAGSKRDKRKRNN, encoded by the exons ATGGATATGGACGCCGAGGATTTCGTTTTATACGGCACGCCGATCGAGCGAGAGGAGGATCTTATTAGCCGTAAGAAGAAAGCCGTTGCTGAAGCCTCCGGTCATCTCCGAACTTTAGTCCCGTGGAAGCAGGAg GTTAGAGATgaagaaggaagaagaagatttCATGGAGCTTTTACCGGTGGATTTTCAGCTGGTTACTATAATACTGCTGGCTCTAAGGAAG GTTGGGCTCCTCAGTCATTTACGTCGTCGCGGAAAAGCAGAGCTGAAGTTAAACAACAAAGCATTCTTAATTTTTTGGATGACGATGAGAAAGAA GAATTCGAAGGCCGGTCCTTGGGCACATCATCACAGTTTGATACATTTGGCTTTACAGCTGCTGAATGCGCTCGTAAACAAGCTGAGAAAGAACAGCAACAGAG ACCATCAGCTATTCCTGGACCTGTTCCTGATGAAATATTTCTTCCAGCCACAGAGTCAATTG GTGTAAAATTGCTGCTGAAGATGGGTTGGAGACACGGTCATTCAATCAAGGATTCTCGTTCAAATTCACTATATG ATGCTCGAAGAGAAGCTAGAAAAGCTCTCTTAGCATTATCTTCTGAGGATGCTAATAAGCACCGCATTGAGTCTCAGCCTGGTGAGGATGACCTCGGAGGCTTGGAGCTGTCTCTAGATAATGATGTTCAGACTTCTCAAAGCACGCCT GTTTTTGTACTCAACCCGAAGCAGGATTTGTATGGTTTAGGATTTGATCCATACAAGCATGCTCCTGAGTTCAGAG AGAAGAAAAGAGCACGTGGATCTGATAATAGAGGTCGTGGGAATAGtaaagatttatttaaaaaagatgATCTCTTTGGTTTCAAAT CAGGAAAGACTGCTCCTGGGTTTGGCATTGGGGCACTAGAAGAATATGATGCTGAAGATGAGGATGTCTATGCAACTG CTTATGACTTTGAAGAAAGTTATGTCCAAGAAATCGAAGAGCCAAAAAAATCTAGCATAGAAGATAAGAAAAAATTGATATGGAAGGAGCAAGGTGTTCTGCCTGGATTTAGGCCCGCAGCAAATTCTGAATATCAGTTGGAAAG ATTTGATCCTCCGGTAATTCCAAAGGATTTTGTGCCCCATCATAAATTTTCTGGTCCTCTTGAAGCTGTTGACAAGCACACAGTTCCTCCTCCGCTTGATGTTCCTCCCGATGACAATAATTTGAAACTTCTAATTGATGGAGTTGCAACCTTAGTCGCTCGATGTGGTAAACTATTTGAGGACCTTTCTAGAgagaaaaatcaatcaaatccaTTGTTCAGTTTTCTTAATGGAGGAGATGGCCACAAATATTATACTAGGAAGTTGTGGGAGGAGCGCCAGAAACGTAATGATCAGAAGACTCTTGCTTTAGATGGGAAATCATCTTCAAGTGCACAGAAGATGACTGCCGAAAGGCGTGCAGAAATTTTAGGGGAAAGGCCTTTAGAAAGAAGCACGAAGGATGATAAGCCATCTACTTCTTCTGCTGATGTTAATAATAAGCCATCTACTTCTTCTGCTGATGTTAATCTTCAGTTTAATCTTTCAGATACATTCACACAGTCTGCTTCATTT GGTGAGTCACTTGAAGTAACAAAACCTTTCAAAGATGACCCTTCAAAGCAAGAGAGATATGAGCAGTTTCTCAAGGAGAAGTACCAAGGAGGGCTCCGTTCTATGGACACTGTTGGAGTAAGTAATATGTCAGACGCAGCTCGTGCACGTGAGAGATTGGACTTTGAGGCTGCAGCTGAGGCAATAGAAAAAGGAAAGCGGAACAAGGAGACCAAACTCTCAGTACAGCAGTTTATGGAGTTTTCTATTGGCGGGATGCAGTTTACTTCTGGAATGGAG CAAGCTAAAGATGCTCGTGCTGAAGATTTATTGATGAAAGGAAATTACCCCAGAAGAGAAGAATTCCAATGGCGTCCTTCACCTATTTTGTGCAAGCGCTTTGATCTAATTGATCCTTTTATGGGGAAG CCACCACCACCTCCAAAGATTAGAAGCAAGTTGGATACCTTGATTTTCACATCAGATTCTGTCAAAGCCACAACATTGAAAGAAAATGGAGATCATATTTCATTTCTTCAATCCAACACTCAAGAAATTAGGAAAGATGTAGCTGACAGTGAAAAGGAAGTCGAGATAGTAGAAGTTGAAAATGTCGAGAGGCCAGTTGACCTTTACAAG GCTATTTTTTCTGATGATTCGGATGATGAGGTTGAAGTGTCTACTGTTAATAAAGGAGGGGATCCAGAGAAAAAAGTTGAAGTGGCTCATACAGCATTAAATCGCTTGATAGCAGGTGACTTTTTAGAATCATTGGGCAAAGAGCTAGGTCTAGAGGTTCCCCCAGATCTTCCCTACTCAATCAATAAAACTGAGGCTTCTACTTCCAAAAAAGATGCTGCCATTGCTAATACCAGGGATGCAGAAATCATGTCAGTTGAAAATAAGTCGTCCCTAATGAATGAATCAATTCATGTTAACCAACCGAGTACTAGTAGCAAACAAATGGATCCGGTTCTGCCTAATAGGAAATCTGGTAAATTAGATATAGAAAAGACAGCTTCAAAGATTACGAAAGCGGAATCTCCCCGTGGTCACCACCGGATTCATAGAAGCAGTTCGTCAGAGGAGGAAAAGTGCAGGAAGCATTCAAGGAGGAGTCGACATCGATATAGTAGTAGCGATTCATATAGCTATTCATCAGATGATGAGCGAAGTCGGCATCAGTCTAGGTCAAAAGGAAGGAAGAAAGGGTCTCGTCGAGAAAGGAAAAGTAGCAGTAGAAAGCATGATAGGCGCAGGAGAGATTCTCCCGATTCTGAAAGACAGCACGCAGGATCCAAGAGAGACAAGAGAAAACGAAACAATTGA
- the LOC126687328 gene encoding zinc finger BED domain-containing protein DAYSLEEPER-like, whose protein sequence is MATAEADNNDALAMIEGDNAQTNKRRKKKSIVWEHFTIKTVSPDCERAYCMQCNQSFAYSTGKKAAGTSHLKRHIAKGTCTTLLRNQAKQSSPGSGNGSVTDPPKRRYRYPGTPYVAFDAERCRNEIARMVIMHDYPLHMVEHSGFVSFIQHLQPRFNTVSFNTIHGDCIGMYLSEKQNVMKFIEGMPGRVCLTLDMWISSQSLYYVFVTGHFIDSDWEPHKRVLNVVMEPYPDSDTALSHAVACCLSDWSLEGKLFSVTFNHPVSEAGLESLRSLLCLKNPLILNGQLLIGNCIAQTLSNLAKEVLWAGREIIKTIRDSVTYAKTSESHEEKFLDIKQQLQVHSEKDLSIDDQSQWNTTYQMLLAASELKEVFACLDTSDPHYKEAPSMEDWRQVQTLCAFLKPLYDAVSMLNSTTNPTTVVFFHEVWKILTDPAHAVIYEDSFVSSLTKSMQEKLTKYWNDCSLVLAIAVVMDPRFKMKLVEFSFRQMYGEDAESYIKIVDDGIHELFLEYVALPLPLTPTYAEEGNDSNIKIEHHPGTLLTDNGLADFDVYIMESTSQQMKSELDQYLEESLLPRLHDFDVLGWWKLNKQKYPTLTKMARDILSIPVCSATPDSIFDTMTKELDPYRSSLRPETVEALVCAKDWLQYVSAEVPSNAVVKMDF, encoded by the coding sequence ATGGCAACAGCTGAAGCAGACAACAATGATGCTCTGGCTATGATTGAAGGGGACAATGCGCAGACTAACAAGCGGAGGAAAAAGAAGTCCATAGTCTGGGAGCATTTTACAATTAAAACCGTAAGTCCTGATTGTGAAAGGGCATACTGTATGCAGTGCAACCAAAGTTTTGCATATAGTACTGGCAAGAAAGCAGCTGGTACCAGCCATCTCAAGCGCCATATTGCCAAGGGAACCTGCACAACTCTACTGCGCAATCAAGCCAAACAATCATCACCTGGGAGTGGAAATGGCAGTGTAACTGATCCACCAAAACGTCGTTACAGATACCCTGGCACACCCTATGTTGCGTTTGATGCAGAGCGTTGCCGCAATGAAATTGCTAGGATGGTCATCATGCATGACTACCCTCTTCACATGGTTGAGCATTCTGGCTTCGTATCTTTTATTCAACATCTTCAGCCTAGGTTCAACACTGTCAGCTTCAATACCATCCATGGGGATTGCATTGGAATGTACTTGAGCGAAAAGCAGAATGTTATGAAGTTTATTGAGGGAATGCCTGGACGAGTTTGCCTTACGTTGGATATGTGGATCTCAAGTCAAAGTTTATACTATGTCTTTGTGACTGGGCACTTTATTGATAGTGATTGGGAGCCACATAAACGGGTGCTTAACGTTGTGATGGAACCATATCCGGATTCAGATACTGCTCTTAGCCATGCTGTTGCTTGTTGCCTTTCCGATTGGAGTTTGGAGGGCAAACTATTTTCTGTTACTTTCAATCATCCGGTGAGCGAAGCTGGGCTTGAAAGTCTTAGATCCCTACTTTGCCTTAAAAATCCTCTTATTCTCAATGGTCAATTGTTGATCGGGAACTGCATTGCTCAAACTTTAAGTAACCTTGCGAAGGAGGTGTTATGGGCTGGGCGGGAAATTATCAAGACAATCCGTGATAGTGTAACGTATGCAAAGACTTCGGAATCCCACGAGGAAAAATTTCTTGACATAAAGCAACAACTGCAAGTCCACAGTGAGAAAGATCTATCCATTGATGATCAATCTCAATGGAATACAACATATCAGATGCTGCTTGCCGCGTCAGAGCTAAAAGAAGTATTTGCTTGCTTGGATACATCGGATCCTCATTACAAAGAGGCCCCATCCATGGAAGACTGGAGGCAGGTTCAGACTTTATGTGCTTTCCTGAAACCTCTCTATGATGCAGTCAGCATGCTCAACTCCACAACTAATCCGACAACAGTTGTGTTCTTTCACGAAGTATGGAAGATCCTGACAGATCCCGCTCATGCAGTTATATATGAGGATTCATTTGTCAGCAGTCTTACCAAATCCATGCAAGAAAAGCTAACCAAATACTGGAATGATTGCAGCTTGGTATTGGCAATTGCAGTAGTCATGGATCCCCGTTTCAAGATGAAGCTCGTCGAGTTCAGTTTTAGGCAAATGTACGGTGAGGATGCGGAGTCCTATATCAAAATTGTGGATGATGGGATTCATGAGCTCTTTCTCGAGTACGTTGCACTTCCATTGCCTCTAACTCCGACTTATGCTGAAGAAGGTAATGACAGCAATATCAAAATAGAGCACCACCCGGGCACTCTTCTGACAGACAATGGACTCGCTGATTTTGATGTATATATCATGGAGTCTACAAGCCAGCAGATGAAGTCGGAGCTGGATCAGTACTTGGAAGAGTCTTTATTGCCTCGTCTGCATGATTTTGATGTGTTAGGGTGGTGGAAGTTGAACAAACAGAAGTACCCAACTCTTACCAAGATGGCTCGAGATATCTTAAGTATTCCGGTATGCTCTGCTACTCCTGACTCCATATTTGATACTATGACCAAAGAGCTGGATCCATACCGAAGTTCTTTGCGACCCGAGACTGTAGAAGCCCTTGTGTGCGCCAAGGACTGGCTTCAGTATGTTTCTGCCGAAGTTCCTTCAAACGCAGTTGTGAAAATGGACTTTTAG